A single genomic interval of Odontesthes bonariensis isolate fOdoBon6 chromosome 3, fOdoBon6.hap1, whole genome shotgun sequence harbors:
- the eps8l3a gene encoding epidermal growth factor receptor kinase substrate 8-like protein 3, with protein sequence MFRDNSPFGFDSSSYAGSIQSNGYSTMDEASSQISNLSRPSAKSIYLQRRQYATSVNKMMDKFNYRVEHLFTCDLDGKELRNVQDCVERLQLLDQMGRVWAQNMLLEVHGANLLFTDIESKEELESISLSDIQELKAILDSEVYSSLLTVSVQSRRKRTTTVYLFQCEDVRADYVQKDLSRALSHSSNGRVTGGHDRVAALRNTAVPESIPSDYGEDDFPEPELHLLQDEEEEEEAPHRMLLPQVVPSPQPPSPPRPYTEFDRNVDIFNHILNDIEIFMVQVAAAVAKNTKKKKKKKKGKVVEGMPPAEEFAVCLHKIKSGFNLVGELKGKLHNPSDPEFVHSLFSALAYVVSHCPEGMPPTIVAPLLSPQCVRFLSEEASAEEDQLWQTLGDAWNIPSTQWPEDDEDIPTYTLEFYDGWQPREISAAPAQSEPESRQESPRPAPSPQYPASPQYSRHTSTTPPTSPTPPIQTFGTNGQTSNKWKPAPLPQKSRTREEKICKMRVKYDFISRNHRELTIRKGEMVELLDKSKQWWKVRNSRGEEGYVPNNILEANNGQPDEPIEVSPVLTRRSKPPEVKAWLKDKGFGQITVRCLGGLSGSMLLGMSREELKMVCPEEGGRVFFQLQAVKSALAVSHRSASFVSTDYLKIVSISS encoded by the exons ATGTTCAGGGATAACAGTCCGTttggctttgacagcagcagctaCGCAGGGTCCATCCAGTCAAA TGGTTATTCCACTATGGATGAGGCATCGTCACAAATATCAAACCTGTCAAGACCCAGCGCAAAGTCAATTTACC TGCAGAGGAGACAGTACGCAACATCAGTCAACAAGATGATGGACAAATTTAATTACAGGGTGGAG CATTTGTTCACTTGTGACCTGGATGGGAAAGAGCTGAGAAACGTCCAAGACTGTGTGGAGCGtctgcagctgctggatcagatgGGTCGTGTGTGGGCTCAGAACATGCTGCTGGAGGTGCATGGTGCTAACCTGCTGTTCACAGACATTGAAAGCAAG gaggagctggagtcCATTTCCTTGAGTGACATCCAGGAGCTGAAGGCCATATTGGATTCTGAAGTGTATAGCTCCCTGCTCACTGTGTCAGTTCAGTCCAGAAGAAAACGCACCACCACTGTCTATCTGTTCCAGTGTGAGGATGTCAGG GCTGACTATGTTCAAAAGGATCTATCACGAGCActgtcacacag CAGCAATGGAAGAGTTACAGGTGGACATGACAGGGTAGCAGCCCTTCGTAACACTGCAGTGCCAGAGTCGATTCCTTCTGACTATG GAGAGGATGATTTTCCTGAGCCTGAACTTCATCTGCTTCAGgacgaggaggaagaggaggaagcgcCTCACAGGATGCTGCTTCCTCAAGTGGTACCATCACCACAGCCCCCTTCCCCTCCTCGCCCCTACACAGAGTTCGACAGGAATGTG gacatttttaatcacattttaaatgaCATAGAGATCTTCATGGTGCAAGTCGCTGCAGCAGTTGccaaaaatacaaagaaaaagaagaaaaagaaaaaagggaaag TTGTGGAGGGCATGCCGCCTGCAGAGGAATTTGCAGTATGTCTCCATAAAATCAAATCTGGCTTCAACCTTGTG GGGGAGCTCAAAGGAAAACTTCATAATCCCAGTGATCCTGAATTTGTCCACTCCTTGTTCTCTGCATTAGCATAC GTGGTATCTCACTGTCCTGAAGGTATGCCTCCCACCATTGTGGCACCACTGCTGAGCCCTCAGTGTGTCCGTTTCCTGAGTGAAGAGGCGTCTGCAGAGGAGGACCAGCTCTGGCAAACTCTGGGAGATGCCTGGAACATCCCCAG CACCCAATGGCCAGAGGATGATGAGGACATCCCAACATACACTCTGGAGTTCTATGATGGTTGGCAGCCCCGTGAAATATCTGCAGCACCTGCACAGAGTGAACCTGAGAGCAGACAGGAGAGTCCGCGACCTGCACCAAGCCCGCAATATCCTGCAAGCCCGCAATATTCACGTCACACATCAACCACACCACCCACATCACCCACACCACCCATACAAACCTTTGGCACAAATGGGCAG ACTTCTAACAAGTGGAAACCTGCACCTCTTCCACAAAAATCCCG CACAAGGGAGGAAAAAATATGCAAAATGCGCGTGAAGTATGACTTCATTTCAAGGAACCATAGAGAGCTCACTATCAGAAAGGGAGAAATGGTTGAG CTGCTGGACAAGTCGAAGCAGTGGTGGAAAGTGAGGAATAGCAGAGGGGAGGAAGGCTATGTACCCAATAATATCCTGGAGGCTAATAATGGGCAGCCTGATGAG CCCATTGAGGTGTCTCCTGTCCTAACAAGGAGATCCAAACCACCAgaagtgaaagcctggctcaaAGACAAGGGCTTTGGCCAAAT